A portion of the Haliaeetus albicilla chromosome 5, bHalAlb1.1, whole genome shotgun sequence genome contains these proteins:
- the MBIP gene encoding MAP3K12-binding inhibitory protein 1 isoform X3 yields the protein MAAAPGPLQPGGHAAEIGADPAASEVASAALRCLAGLAGQLNLGDDIVKVVIDWSKLQSTSALQPTLLFSALQQHILCLQPLLEKLQSLIKEETIGHVEPAGKTEGQACEKSVDVYDGNCQTEEKYASYDLGDLKDAHINFDPEVVQIKAGKAEIDRRISAFIERKQAEINENNVREFCNVIDCNQENSCARTDAIFTPYPGFKSHIKVSRVVNTYGPQTRSEGAHGSSHKANVPIHDCGNQAVEERLQNIEAHLRLQTELFWQEEKGSTSPPELFIG from the exons ATGGCGGCGGCGCCCGGCCCGCTGCAGCCCGGCGGCCACGCTGCGGAGATCGGCGCCGACCCTGCGGCCTCGGAGGTGGCGAGCGCCGCTCTGCGCTGCCTGGCCGGGCTGGCGGGGCAG CTTAACCTTGGAGACGATATCGTGAAAGTTGTAATTGATTGGAGCAAGCTTCAAAGCACATCAGCACTTCAGCCAACATTGCTCTTTAGTGCACTTCAGCAGCATATTTTATGTTTGCAG CCTCTTTTAGAGAAACTCCAGTCATTGATTAAGGAGGAAACTATAGGCCATGTTGAACCTGCAGGTAAAACAGAAGGCCAAGCTTGTGAAAAAAGTGTAGATGTTTATGATGGTAACTGtcagacagaagaaaagtatGCAAGTTATGACTTGGGAGATCTGAAGGATGCTCATATTAATTTTGATCCAGAGGTGGTCCAAAtaaaagctggaaaagcagaa ATTGACAGGCGGATATCAGCCTTCATCGAGAGGAAACAAGCTGAGATCAATGAAAATAATGTCAGGGAATTTTGCAATGTTATTGATTGTAATCAAG aaaatagcTGTGCCAGAACAGATGCCATTTTCACACCCTATCCTGGATTTAAAAGCCATATAAAGG TTTCCAGGGTAGTAAATACATATGGACCTCAGACTAGATCTGAAGGAGCACACGGGTCCAGTCACAAAGCCAATGTACCCATTCATGATTGTGGAAACCAAGCTGTTGAAGAGAGATTGCAAAACATTGAAGCACACTTACGGTTACAGACAG AGCTGTTCTGGCAAGAGGAGAAAGGTTCAACCTCCCCAC cAGAACTATTCATTGGCTGA
- the MBIP gene encoding MAP3K12-binding inhibitory protein 1 isoform X2 — protein sequence MAAAPGPLQPGGHAAEIGADPAASEVASAALRCLAGLAGQLNLGDDIVKVVIDWSKLQSTSALQPTLLFSALQQHILCLQPLLEKLQSLIKEETIGHVEPAGKTEGQACEKSVDVYDGNCQTEEKYASYDLGDLKDAHINFDPEVVQIKAGKAEIDRRISAFIERKQAEINENNVREFCNVIDCNQENSCARTDAIFTPYPGFKSHIKVSRVVNTYGPQTRSEGAHGSSHKANVPIHDCGNQAVEERLQNIEAHLRLQTGGPVPRDIYQRIKKLEDKILELEGLSPEYFQSVSCSGKRRKVQPPHNYSLAELDEKINAIKQALLRKTKESKSKEAERLLR from the exons ATGGCGGCGGCGCCCGGCCCGCTGCAGCCCGGCGGCCACGCTGCGGAGATCGGCGCCGACCCTGCGGCCTCGGAGGTGGCGAGCGCCGCTCTGCGCTGCCTGGCCGGGCTGGCGGGGCAG CTTAACCTTGGAGACGATATCGTGAAAGTTGTAATTGATTGGAGCAAGCTTCAAAGCACATCAGCACTTCAGCCAACATTGCTCTTTAGTGCACTTCAGCAGCATATTTTATGTTTGCAG CCTCTTTTAGAGAAACTCCAGTCATTGATTAAGGAGGAAACTATAGGCCATGTTGAACCTGCAGGTAAAACAGAAGGCCAAGCTTGTGAAAAAAGTGTAGATGTTTATGATGGTAACTGtcagacagaagaaaagtatGCAAGTTATGACTTGGGAGATCTGAAGGATGCTCATATTAATTTTGATCCAGAGGTGGTCCAAAtaaaagctggaaaagcagaa ATTGACAGGCGGATATCAGCCTTCATCGAGAGGAAACAAGCTGAGATCAATGAAAATAATGTCAGGGAATTTTGCAATGTTATTGATTGTAATCAAG aaaatagcTGTGCCAGAACAGATGCCATTTTCACACCCTATCCTGGATTTAAAAGCCATATAAAGG TTTCCAGGGTAGTAAATACATATGGACCTCAGACTAGATCTGAAGGAGCACACGGGTCCAGTCACAAAGCCAATGTACCCATTCATGATTGTGGAAACCAAGCTGTTGAAGAGAGATTGCAAAACATTGAAGCACACTTACGGTTACAGACAG GTGGTCCTGTACCAAGAGACATTTATCAGAGAATTAAGAAGCTTGAAGATAAAATCCTTGAGCTGGAAGGACTATCTCCTGAATATTTTCAATCTGTA AGCTGTTCTGGCAAGAGGAGAAAGGTTCAACCTCCCCAC AACTATTCATTGGCTGAACTTGATGAAAAGATCAATGCTATAAAACAGGCATtactgaggaaaacaaaagaaagcaagtccAAGGAGGCTGAGCGGCTTCTTCGATAA
- the MBIP gene encoding MAP3K12-binding inhibitory protein 1 isoform X4, with the protein MAAAPGPLQPGGHAAEIGADPAASEVASAALRCLAGLAGQLNLGDDIVKVVIDWSKLQSTSALQPTLLFSALQQHILCLQPLLEKLQSLIKEETIGHVEPAGKTEGQACEKSVDVYDGNCQTEEKYASYDLGDLKDAHINFDPEVVQIKAGKAEIDRRISAFIERKQAEINENNVREFCNVIDCNQENSCARTDAIFTPYPGFKSHIKVSRVVNTYGPQTRSEGAHGSSHKANVPIHDCGNQAVEERLQNIEAHLRLQTELFWQEEKGSTSPQLFIG; encoded by the exons ATGGCGGCGGCGCCCGGCCCGCTGCAGCCCGGCGGCCACGCTGCGGAGATCGGCGCCGACCCTGCGGCCTCGGAGGTGGCGAGCGCCGCTCTGCGCTGCCTGGCCGGGCTGGCGGGGCAG CTTAACCTTGGAGACGATATCGTGAAAGTTGTAATTGATTGGAGCAAGCTTCAAAGCACATCAGCACTTCAGCCAACATTGCTCTTTAGTGCACTTCAGCAGCATATTTTATGTTTGCAG CCTCTTTTAGAGAAACTCCAGTCATTGATTAAGGAGGAAACTATAGGCCATGTTGAACCTGCAGGTAAAACAGAAGGCCAAGCTTGTGAAAAAAGTGTAGATGTTTATGATGGTAACTGtcagacagaagaaaagtatGCAAGTTATGACTTGGGAGATCTGAAGGATGCTCATATTAATTTTGATCCAGAGGTGGTCCAAAtaaaagctggaaaagcagaa ATTGACAGGCGGATATCAGCCTTCATCGAGAGGAAACAAGCTGAGATCAATGAAAATAATGTCAGGGAATTTTGCAATGTTATTGATTGTAATCAAG aaaatagcTGTGCCAGAACAGATGCCATTTTCACACCCTATCCTGGATTTAAAAGCCATATAAAGG TTTCCAGGGTAGTAAATACATATGGACCTCAGACTAGATCTGAAGGAGCACACGGGTCCAGTCACAAAGCCAATGTACCCATTCATGATTGTGGAAACCAAGCTGTTGAAGAGAGATTGCAAAACATTGAAGCACACTTACGGTTACAGACAG AGCTGTTCTGGCAAGAGGAGAAAGGTTCAACCTCCCCAC AACTATTCATTGGCTGA
- the MBIP gene encoding MAP3K12-binding inhibitory protein 1 isoform X1 — protein sequence MAAAPGPLQPGGHAAEIGADPAASEVASAALRCLAGLAGQLNLGDDIVKVVIDWSKLQSTSALQPTLLFSALQQHILCLQPLLEKLQSLIKEETIGHVEPAGKTEGQACEKSVDVYDGNCQTEEKYASYDLGDLKDAHINFDPEVVQIKAGKAEIDRRISAFIERKQAEINENNVREFCNVIDCNQENSCARTDAIFTPYPGFKSHIKVSRVVNTYGPQTRSEGAHGSSHKANVPIHDCGNQAVEERLQNIEAHLRLQTGGPVPRDIYQRIKKLEDKILELEGLSPEYFQSVSCSGKRRKVQPPHQNYSLAELDEKINAIKQALLRKTKESKSKEAERLLR from the exons ATGGCGGCGGCGCCCGGCCCGCTGCAGCCCGGCGGCCACGCTGCGGAGATCGGCGCCGACCCTGCGGCCTCGGAGGTGGCGAGCGCCGCTCTGCGCTGCCTGGCCGGGCTGGCGGGGCAG CTTAACCTTGGAGACGATATCGTGAAAGTTGTAATTGATTGGAGCAAGCTTCAAAGCACATCAGCACTTCAGCCAACATTGCTCTTTAGTGCACTTCAGCAGCATATTTTATGTTTGCAG CCTCTTTTAGAGAAACTCCAGTCATTGATTAAGGAGGAAACTATAGGCCATGTTGAACCTGCAGGTAAAACAGAAGGCCAAGCTTGTGAAAAAAGTGTAGATGTTTATGATGGTAACTGtcagacagaagaaaagtatGCAAGTTATGACTTGGGAGATCTGAAGGATGCTCATATTAATTTTGATCCAGAGGTGGTCCAAAtaaaagctggaaaagcagaa ATTGACAGGCGGATATCAGCCTTCATCGAGAGGAAACAAGCTGAGATCAATGAAAATAATGTCAGGGAATTTTGCAATGTTATTGATTGTAATCAAG aaaatagcTGTGCCAGAACAGATGCCATTTTCACACCCTATCCTGGATTTAAAAGCCATATAAAGG TTTCCAGGGTAGTAAATACATATGGACCTCAGACTAGATCTGAAGGAGCACACGGGTCCAGTCACAAAGCCAATGTACCCATTCATGATTGTGGAAACCAAGCTGTTGAAGAGAGATTGCAAAACATTGAAGCACACTTACGGTTACAGACAG GTGGTCCTGTACCAAGAGACATTTATCAGAGAATTAAGAAGCTTGAAGATAAAATCCTTGAGCTGGAAGGACTATCTCCTGAATATTTTCAATCTGTA AGCTGTTCTGGCAAGAGGAGAAAGGTTCAACCTCCCCAC cAGAACTATTCATTGGCTGAACTTGATGAAAAGATCAATGCTATAAAACAGGCATtactgaggaaaacaaaagaaagcaagtccAAGGAGGCTGAGCGGCTTCTTCGATAA